From the Asterias amurensis chromosome 1, ASM3211899v1 genome, the window gtaagtccacatagtgtttctaAACCATGCCTTGTGTGGACCACTTTTGTTATCGGGTCCACACTTTGTATGCTTGCCAAGCTTAACTGGGCTTGAATTTTACACTTATAACCAACACAGTATGCTTGAAAGTTTTTATATTCATTCAAAGAAGCTTTGGGTTTTCTTCTCTGTCAAGATGTCCATGAATACCCGGTAGTTGATGCTATCTTTGTACATGACCTGAACAAAGAAGAGGGAAACAAACATCATTATTAACATACTTGTCAGAAAAATACTCTCCCTCTCCTCCTCATTAAAGATGTCAGGTTATCATTTTTcattgatgtttttattttgtgtacactCCATGTATTTTCAACTTTTGTCCCTATACAATGAAGTTGTATTTAATATTTATGAACATAAATATCTCTGTACTAATGAGCGTGTTGATAGTTTGTATCAACTTGATACAAACTTTTCACTTATATAAATTCTTCATAAATACAACCACAAACGACATTAAAATTATCATATTACAAATTAGTTATCATTCATAAGGAAAATTATATGACAAATGATTGACTGAAATAACAAGACAGACTTTTttcatcaattttgtaaagACTGTTAAAGTAACAGCCACATGAAAAGTGAAACAGATTGAGAGATCAAATGTGCAAACTAACCTTTACTTTGGAGTAGTTTCTGTCTGGCTTTGATGAAGGCTTTGATGTCAGCATCCGCTCTCTTATCTCCTGTAAGTTGGACGGCTGACTGACCAGAGGAGTCCGAACTGAAAGAAAGCATACAAAACATGTAATCAATCAACTTATAGTTTGTGTTCCCAAATAAACATTTCTGTTAAAGATGATGACATCATAAATTGCTTGCTGAGTTTCTGTATAAATTATGTTGTAAGCTTGTTGTAATTTGCTAAGTTACGATAAAAATAGaattcttttatttgttttttttgggtaGTTTCTCTGTAGTGATGTTAGTCAGATTTCATGCTCTACATTTGTATTGTCCTACATGTTTATGAGCTCAACTGATTTCAACAGCAATATTCTTTTAAACCCTGATTTCAACAGCAATATTCTTTTAAACCCACCTTGCACGATGTGATCTTGACTGTATCTCATGATGTGTTGTATCTAGACCACCAGCAGACAAAGCACCAAGGAGGGCATTCCTGGAGTGGCCAGAGGGGGGCCTCCTGGAGGCCGACGACAACGGTTGTAATTCAGTGGGGTGCTCAGATTTGGAGTAGGTGACCCCTCGTGATAGGCCGAGGTTGGCGGAGGGATTGTGTTGGTCATGTTGCTGGTCCTTGATGGGTGAGACCGGGGGTGTTCTCCATGCCTTTGAGGGGTTGGATGGGGGTCTGGAGGGAGGCTGTGGGAAGGGCATCTGCTGGGTCTGTTTAAGGAAAAATAAGCTGAATCAATTAATGTGATTATCTACTTGTTAAGCATTTATAACTGGTGTTTTTATCCCTTATAAAGGAGACAAAAACCcaaattgacattttgattAAAGAATTTCCTGTAAAAATGAGACATGCTATTGCTATTAGTTCATATCTACTGTTAGTAAAAAAATGTTCAGGATTACTTTTGTGTTTAGTTTCCTCAGACACTTTAAATGACAGTATAATGACTAAGTTGATAAAACAACAATCACTCAATGGGGCCAACTTGTACTTCACTGGAAAATTCCACATGTCTTCAACATGCAGACAGCATCCTGGAAAAGAACGCATTAAACATGACCATTAACTGCAGAGGCAAAATTTGCACCAGGATGGTCAAGATCTATAGGCCATCCGAGACCATATTGGATCTAGCAGCTGGGCCCACCCAGCAAGGATGATGGACTTTGGAATGAATCTAACAACTGGGGACAAAGGAGATCAGCGCAACAATACCCCAGCCGTCTATGTGAATGCGAgttccacatacatgtacccaaTGTGTATTCCTTTATCAAGGACAATGTCAAACAGAAATATAACCTTTCTTTGGACCTACTGATCTATATAAATAAACAGCACAGCATTTCCTAACCTGTACATTGGCTGCTTGCTCTGCCCACCAGAGCTCAAAGTCCTTCTGAAGCTGTAGCCGTGACTTCTCTAGGAAGTGCTGCAGGTGCTCAATCTCTGTCTTTAGTGTGCGCAGATCGTTGAAGGTCTCTTTATAGTTGGATTTCTCCTCTTCCATCTGGTGTCGGAGTGACTGCTCAACCTCGTCAATTACGTTTGGGTCTTGGTCTCCACTCATGGCCCTCTGGAGGCGGCGATGTTCAATCTGACTCTTCAATTTATCTGCTCATTGATTAATAAATCAAAAGAAAGGTGAAGAGCAgctaaaaatacaaaaccaacaaaacagttgcagaattaaaaaatactgACAGTTCTGTATAACTGGAGAATTTAGCTTTATTTTGATagtaaactttaaaagaaaaaattagcAAGTAGTGTTCCAAACAAAAGTTTGACAACTAGTTCAACTTCAACCGAGAGTttctacattttttttgttgccGGGTTGAATCGTCGCTACAACCAAATGGCGACAATGTATGACATGactggccatgacatgaatattaattatattttagtggaaaagtacttctttctcaaaacctacattacttcagaggtagccatttctcacattgttttatactgtcaacagctctccattgcttgtcacCTCGTAactttttatgccaacaattattttgagtaattaccaatagtctccagtgcagtgcttttaaagcaaaaacTACCAGAGTTTATGGAAAGGCAAACTTACTGATGTTATGTCTGCATTCATTGACAAACTGTCCTTTGAGCTTAGCTTCTCCGTAGCGTTGTTTGAGTTGATGTTTGTTGTCCTCTATCGCAGCGTTGTGTGAATAATCTCTCCTGTAGATCTCAAAAGCTTCCTGTCGACCGACAGACATATCACCTGAAGGTGGTAAGCCATGGTAAGACATCTTAAATCAATATGTGGGATTTTCAGCTGATAATTATTAATGATTAAAGTACATCATTTGAGACGTGTCTTTGCTGAGCGGCCGATGGGCTCAAGCACTGGTTATTCTAaccaacagagtgtgggttagagtcctggggtggatttcacaaagagttaggactagtcttatctagagttaggatgagttcctcgccctaacttaggactaaccaTTCGTTgtttatctcctaggactagtcctaagataaggactagtcctaactctttgtgaaatcgacccctggtcttgacactattgtccttaggcaagacacttaactattactGCTTCGTCCtctggatgggatgtaaagatGTAGTTACCACAATGAAGAAAAAGTACCTAcctaatatttttctttttgaatcTTTCAGTCGGTAAGATGAAGAATTGCTCTCTTCCCTGTGTCTTGAAGTACTATCTGACCTGTACGATTcttctgattggtcaacacTTTGTCTATCCCTATCATGTGACCTGTCGTCCTCGGCTGATTTGTTCCTTTCCTGTTGTGACCTACCACCTGACCTGTGAGTGTCTTCTGATTGGTGGGACCTACCACCTGACCTGTGAGTGTCTTCTGATTGGTGATGTTTCCTGGAGGGTGCGGCGGCCATGCTGGAGCTGAAGCCATTAGGAATGTCTTGATCGGAGGAGGATGCGGAGAGATTGGAGTGGGAATTCTGTCCTGGGTTATGGAGCTGACTCAGGGCATCGTGGGCTCGTTTCTTCTCCTTCTTGAGCATGTTAACAAGGATATCTGAATATCACTCCGGTTAAAGATTCAATTGGTATTTGTTCATCTCAGCTGTTTCCAAAAGTAATTGAAGTAAAATGTTGTGGGTACTGACTGGCACCAATCATCTTGAGATCATTATAGAAGTACCAACTTTGAGAAAACTATTGACACTGTCTGAAAAATGAAGTCTCATTTAGAACGAtaactataaaaacaaacaaatcaacaaaaatacGAAACTGTTCATAACTATTACCCTAATCCATGGTTTTCAAAAACACTTACTTGAATGAAATTCACAGCCATAAAAAAAGAGTTGTTTATGGAcaccgttaaaaaaaaacattcaaaaagtACTCATTGCAAAACTTGTTGATGGcctgaaaattttgaccctagcagagtctttgaTAAAGGCTAATTTATGTTTTCAACTAGAAAAGTCATtcttaagggaatcaatgtgtggtgaagaggttttcaactagtagtttaatcccaacgaggcctggttcttgataattttaccaagacaaagtcgaggtaaattatcaagaaccaggcctcgacaggtttaaaccactagttgaaaaccgattcaacacactttgattcccattcataaataccttttcagtcaaaaacgTCAAcatgttttggtcaaaaagttggtctttcaacacaacacccctccagctatgaaatggtaaagccctccgctgcccttgggtaaacaactccttataagggaatgctgtgcgcgtcgcgcgtatcgcgtgatgccgTTGCTTTCgcccaataggaatgaagatactgtcttataagaacaggggcaagctcgcgtgtcacgcccatgttcaACACTTTTTAGTGGTCATGAACAAAGGTTTatcgtgacgcgctctccaccaatatgaatTGCGAAACTGTCTCAGGCATTTATGAATAAAGTATTAAAGGATACTGATTTCATTGTCTCTCTGTCGCAGCAAGTCCTTCATCTTCTTCATTTCTACTTGATTGATGGATGGCAAGGGGTCAGCAACGGCTGGCTGTTCTTCTAACTGTTCCTCTTCCCTCTGGCCTGGTCTGGAACTACCAGTTGAGGCAAATCCTTTACCTTGGGCTAGTCTCTAATGAGGAAAGAAATTCATCAGAAACATCATCAACAGACACGAAAATCTCTGCGTCACAATTAAAACAATGAGTAAAAGCATGTTAAGCATATTTGCGTCATGTAGTTCATATCGCATTCACATCAAGTATGTACACTAATGGGTGCATTCAACAATCCTAAAATGGACTAAAAAGCActgcgttaaaggcagtggacactattggtaattactcaaaataattattagcataaaacctttcttggt encodes:
- the LOC139947774 gene encoding kinesin-like protein KIF6 — encoded protein: MVKQGIKIFCRIKPTKAKTGLFEIDEDDSGYPKLSFVVPKDLASGFINNKKEEYSFRFDRLFDQYTKQDEIFDNVAKDVVDNCILGYNGTIFAYGQTGSGKTFTITGGPERYIDRGIIPRMLTYIFEEYSQNPGNVFTTHFSYLEIYNESGYDLLDPKHEAAKLEDLPKVSLMEDSDGNIHLKNLSIHQANNEEEALNLLFLGDTNRMIAETPMNQASTRSHCIFTIHMSIRDAGSATIKRSKLHLVDLAGSERIGKTGVGGTLLTEAKYINLSLHYLEQVIVALSEKSRSHIPYRNSMMTSVLRDSLGGNCMTTMVATCSVEKKNIDESISTCRFAQRVAMIKNDAILNEEVDPKLMIARLKSEIQELKNQLTLATGEQSAEELTEEDIERLNEIINQFIQDSDQEATLNIGADMRKINQAFRIFKRLAQGKGFASTGSSRPGQREEEQLEEQPAVADPLPSINQVEMKKMKDLLRQRDNEINILVNMLKKEKKRAHDALSQLHNPGQNSHSNLSASSSDQDIPNGFSSSMAAAPSRKHHQSEDTHRSGGRSHQSEDTHRSGGRSQQERNKSAEDDRSHDRDRQSVDQSEESYRSDSTSRHREESNSSSYRLKDSKRKILGDMSVGRQEAFEIYRRDYSHNAAIEDNKHQLKQRYGEAKLKGQFVNECRHNINKLKSQIEHRRLQRAMSGDQDPNVIDEVEQSLRHQMEEEKSNYKETFNDLRTLKTEIEHLQHFLEKSRLQLQKDFELWWAEQAANVQTQQMPFPQPPSRPPSNPSKAWRTPPVSPIKDQQHDQHNPSANLGLSRGVTYSKSEHPTELQPLSSASRRPPSGHSRNALLGALSAGGLDTTHHEIQSRSHRASSDSSGQSAVQLTGDKRADADIKAFIKARQKLLQSKGHVQR